From Brassica oleracea var. oleracea cultivar TO1000 chromosome C3, BOL, whole genome shotgun sequence, a single genomic window includes:
- the LOC106330243 gene encoding uncharacterized mitochondrial protein AtMg00810-like has protein sequence MIITGNNNVLLDKLIDQLNRVFRMKDLGSIHYFLGVQVHHHEDGLFLNQEKYVTDLLITAGMQDCAPMITLLPLKLDKVPGQDKPFSDPSYFRSLAGKLQYLTLTRPDMQFAVNFICQKMHMPSQSNFALLKRILRYVKGTLAMGIGINANTDSTLICNSDSDWAGCKETRWSTGGLCTLLGSNVISWSAKRHDTVSKPSTEAEYRTMSAAASEIVWLQNLLRVMGLQQQRTPLLLCDNLSAVCLAENPMFHKRTKHFDVDFHYVR, from the coding sequence ATGATCATTACTGGAAACAATAATGTTCTTCTTGACAAGCTCATTGATCAGTTGAATAGAGTGTTTCGTATGAAGGATTTGGGATCTATTCATTACTTTCTTGGTGTTCAAGTTCATCATCATGAAGACGGCTTGTTCCTTAATCAAGAAAAGTATGTCACTGATCTTCTCATCACAGCCGGAATGCAAGATTGTGCCCCTATGATCACTCTGTTGCCTCTCAAGCTTGATAAGGTCCCTGGCCAAGATAAACCATTCTCTGACCCCTCATACTTCCGGAGCCTAGCTGGTAAGCTTCAATACCTTACTCTCACCAGACCAGACATGCAGTTTGCTGTTAACTTCATCTGTCAGAAGATGCACATGCCTAGTCAATCCAATTTCGCTCTGCTCAAACGCATTCTTCGCTATGTCAAAGGCACTCTTGCAATGGGAATCGGGATAAACGCAAACACTGACTCCACTCTAATCTGTAACAGTGATAGTGATTGGGCAGGGTGCAAGGAAACAAGATGGTCTACTGGTGGATTGTGTACTCTTCTCGGCTCTAATGTCATCTCGTGGTCTGCCAAAAGGCATGATACAGTCTCCAAGCCTTCGACTGAGGCTGAATACCGTACTATGTCTGCTGCGGCTTCTGAGATTGTTTGGCTTCAGAATCTTCTTCGTGTCATGGGTCTCCAACAACAGAGAACTCCTCTTCTGCTGTGTGACAACCTCTCCGCCGTGTGTCTTGCAGAAAACCCGATGTTTCACAAACGCACCAAACACTTTGATGTTGACTTTCACTACGTCAGGTAG
- the LOC106329406 gene encoding probable leucine-rich repeat receptor-like serine/threonine-protein kinase At3g14840, protein MSLNLLLFPYFVLISLILSGFASSQTLPKEEVDALRALATALKKSSWNFNVDPCDLTSSDGGWRNLNATSKQFADTVTCNCSSTVCHVTSIVLKAQSLQGFLPKEFAGLPFLQEIDLSRNYLNGSIPPEWGTLPLVNLSLLANRISGSIPKEIGNITTLKTLTLESNQISGNLPPELGNLNNIEIILLGTNYLTGDIPSTFSKLTTLTDFRISDNQFTGTIPDFIQNWTELQKLTIQASGLVGPIPSAIGTLVKLTNLRISDLNGPSSPFPPLQNMTLITTLILRNSNLTGELPDYLGSMTTLKHLDLSFNKLSGPIPETYSALWNVDFIYFTSNMLNGEVPRWMVERGDNIDLTYNNFSKDQTTKECWTRNANMFSSTTTSPLAANNYSNVACMSCYICPETFYGLHINCGGDELTVNGTMYDSDTWEKPFRDGSRTGWVSSNTGNFLDDERDLKVPTLWTNTSDLKTAEPSLYTQARLSAISLTYLALCLGNGSYTVKLHFAETMFSDNETYSSLGRRFFDIYVQGKLVVKEFDIVSEAKGAGRVVVKSFQVMITNGMLEIRLFWAGKGTQAIPVRGSYGVFISAVSVDPNFNVGGTSIGIIVGAAVASLVFLVLLIVGILWWRGCFRPKSQMEKDFKNLDFQISSFSLKQIKDATNNFVPTNKIGEGGFGPVHKGKLTNGTLIAVKQLSSKSNQGNREFLNEIGMISALEHPHLVKLYGCCVEGGQLLLIYEYLVNNSLARALFGPLETQIRLDWPIRQKICVGIARGLAYLHEESRLKIVHRDIKATNVLLDKELNPKISDFGLAKLDEQENTHMSTRVAGTYGYMAPEYAMRGHLTDKADVYSFGVVALEIVHGRGNTSARSKAETFYLLDWVHVLREQNMLMEVVDPRLGTDYNREEAMKMIQIGILCTSLVPSDRPSMSTVVSMLEGHSTVDVEELLETSFSRGNEKDEESVRAMKRHFAMIGGQETTNVTEPTRTNDGPFTSSSSSTADAGDLYPVKLDSAYWNSRV, encoded by the exons ATGTCGTTGAACCTACTTCTCTTCCCTTACTTCGTCCTCATCTCTCTCATCCTCTCCGGCTTCGCGTCCTCTCAGACATTACCCAAAGAAGAAG TGGATGCTTTAAGAGCCCTAGCGACGGCGTTGAAGAAAAGTAGCTGGAATTTCAATGTCGATCCATGCGACCTCACATCATCTGACGGTGGTTGGAGAAATCTTAACGCCACCAGCAAACAATTTGCAGACACCGTTACTTGTAACTGCTCCTCCACCGTTTGCCATGTCACCAGCAT AGTTCTCAAGGCACAGAGCCTCCAAGGATTTCTTCCTAAAGAGTTTGCAGGACTTCCTTTTCTGCAAGAGAT TGATCTATCTAGAAACTATCTCAACGGTTCCATTCCTCCCGAATGGGGAACCCTGCCACTTGTAAACCT CTCACTGCTTGCAAACCGGATAAGCGGTTCCATACCGAAAGAGATTGGAAACATTACAACCCTTAAGACCCT TACCTTGGAATCTAATCAGATCTCAGGGAACTTGCCTCCAGAGCTCGGGAACCTAAATAACATTGAAATAAT CCTTCTTGGCACGAACTACTTGACTGGGGACATCCCAAGTACATTTTCCAAACTTACTACGTTGACTGATTT CCGTATAAGTGACAACCAGTTTACCGGAACTATACCAGATTTCATCCAGAACTGGACAGAACTTCAAAAACT AACTATTCAAGCAAGTGGTTTAGTTGGACCGATTCCTAGTGCCATTGGTACTCTTGTGAAGTTAACAAACTT GAGAATCAGTGACTTGAACGGACCTAGTTCTCCATTTCCACCACTACAAAACATGACATTGATAACGACATT GATTCTTAGGAACTCCAATCTCACAGGAGAATTGCCTGATTATCTTGGATCAATGACAACATTAAAGCACTT AGATCTTAGCTTTAACAAACTAAGTGGACCAATCCCAGAAACATATAGCGCTCTTTGGAATGTAGATTTCAT ATATTTTACAAGTAACATGTTGAACGGGGAAGTACCAAGGTGGATGGTAGAAAGAGGAGACAATAT TGATCTTACTTACAATAACTTCTCCAAAGATCAAACAACTAAAGAATGTTGGACGCGTAATGC GAATATGTTTTCAAGCACAACCACAAGCCCTTTAGCGGCAAATAACTA CTCAAACGTTGCTTGTATGAGTTGCTACATATGTCCTGAGA CATTTTATGGCCTTCATATAAACTGTGGTGGTGATGAACTTACAGTCAACGGGACTATGTATGATTCGGATACATGGGAGAAACCATTCCGTGACGGTAGTCGAACCGGTTGGGTTTCTAGCAACACCGGGAACTTCTTGGATGATGAACGGGATCTCAAAGTACCAACCTTATGGACAAATACATCAGACCTTAAGACAGCAGAGCCTAGTCTTTACACACAGGCCCGTCTCTCGGCCATTTCCCTCACTTACTTAGCATTGTGTCTTGGAAACGGAAGCTATACAGTTAAACTTCATTTCGCTGAAACTATGTTCAGTGACAATGAAACCTATAGCAGTTTGGGGAGACGATTCTTTGACATATATGTTCAG GGTAAACTTGTGGTTAAGGAATTTGATATTGTGAGTGAGGCAAAAGGTGCTGGAAGAGTTGTGGTTAAGAGTTTTCAAGTTATGATTACAAATGGGATGTTGGAAATAAGATTGTTTTGGGCTGGTAAAGGAACTCAAGCTATTCCTGTAAGAGGTTCATATGGCGTTTTCATATCAGCTGTATCGGTAGATCCAA ATTTCAATGTTGGTGGAACCTCTATTGGCATAATAGTTGGTGCTGCAGTCGCTTCGCTGGTGTTTCTTGTGCTTCTAATCGTTGGTATTTTATGGTGGAGAGGTTGCTTTAGACCCAAGAGTCAGATGGAGAAAG ATTTCAAGAACTTGGATTTCCAGATTAGTTCCTTCTCCTTGAAGCAAATCAAAGATGCTACAAACAACTTTGTTCCAACAAATAAGATAGGAGAAGGTGGCTTTGGTCCTGTACACAAG GGAAAGCTAACTAATGGAACTTTAATCGCGGTGAAGCAGCTGTCGTCTAAATCAAACCAAGGGAACAGAGAGTTCTTGAACGAGATTGGTATGATCTCTGCTCTAGAGCATCCACATTTGGTTAAACTATACGGATGCTGCGTGGAAGGTGGCCAGCTCTTGCTAATCTACGAGTACTTAGTAAACAACAGTCTCGCAAGAGCACTTTTCGGTCCTCTAGAGACTCAAATACGACTAGACTGGCCGATAAGGCAGAAGATCTGCGTTGGAATAGCCAGAGGATTAGCTTACCTCCACGAGGAATCAAGACTCAAGATTGTACACAGAGACATCAAAGCTACTAATGTCTTGCTGGACAAGGAACTAAACCCGAAGATTTCAGATTTCGGTCTTGCTAAGCTTGATGAACAGGAAAATACACACATGAGCACAAGAGTCGCAGGAACCTA TGGATACATGGCTCCAGAGTATGCGATGAGAGGTCATTTGACAGATAAAGCAGACGTCTACAGCTTTGGCGTCGTGGCTCTAGAGATCGTTCATGGAAGAGGCAACACGAGCGCACGTTCCAAAGCCGAGACCTTCTACCTTCTTGACTGG GTACACGTTCTAAGGGAGCAAAACATGCTGATGGAAGTAGTAGACCCGAGGCTTGGAACAGACTACAACAGAGAAGAAGCAATGAAGATGATCCAGATTGGTATCCTCTGCACCAGTCTAGTTCCGTCGGACAGACCGTCGATGTCGACGGTGGTGAGCATGCTCGAAGGACACTCCACGGTGGATGTTGAGGAGCTTCTTGAAACTTCGTTCAGTAGGGGAAATGAGAAAGACGAAGAGAGCGTGAGGGCGATGAAGAGGCATTTCGCGATGATAGGTGGACAGGAGACGACGAATGTGACTGAGCCTACTAGAACCAACGACGGACCATTCACTTCGTCGTCTTCGTCCACGGCCGACGCCGGTGATCTTTACCCTGTTAAGCTTGACTCTGCTTACTGGAACTCTAGAGTTTGA